The following is a genomic window from Falco naumanni isolate bFalNau1 chromosome 10, bFalNau1.pat, whole genome shotgun sequence.
AGTTGACACTAGCACTGGGTAATTCTGGCTTCTTCCTACAACTCTAATGCTAATTCTGTTGTCCTGAGCCAATCTCCCTCACCTTTCTAACCTCAAAAGACCAAAACACTTAATTTCTTAGAGTTTTGGCCTCAGTAGTGATTAGGACTGAATGCAGGTTAAGCATTAGAATTCCTTCATTTTGAGGaagtgtttaaaattttaacagtCTGCACACCAAGTCAGGAAGGAAGCATTAACCTGAAACTGCGTGATTCTAACCAAGTGGTTTCTTGCAAaacctgctggttttgtgtGATATCCACTGCTTTGGGCTGAAGGTGCATGGGACTGTATCATGAGAGCAATAATTGTGATccacaagtttttttccttggtggCTGAGCTCTGACTTCCAATTAGATTTGAATGTAGGCCTGAATGCACTTTTCTCAAaattttttctaagaaaacttCTGTATGGATTTTGTTCTCCAGCCACCGGAAGAAGAGGATGAGACAACTACAGAAGAAGATTAAAAGTGGAACTTTAAACATCAAGGACGATGATCCTTTTGAGTTATTTATAGCAGCCACAAACATTCGCTACTGCTACTACAATGAAACTCATAAGATTCTTGGTAATACTTTTGGCATGTGTGTGCTTCAGGTAAGGAGGAAGGAAACTTTTGACTTAAAAAGGGCATTGCACTATTATCCATTGGTTTCAGTTGAAATGCTGCAGGAGTGGTATTTGTTGCTTCTGCTATTTCAATTATGGTGGGCTTAAGTATATTTTACAAGTTTTGGGAGGGTGAGCTAGCCTTGCTAGTAGAATTTTAATGGGATATTGTTTAATGCCAGTGTTAAGTGTGAATTAAACTTtgagaaataatgtttttgggctttcttttccttttaataggTGCTAGTTGCCCTGATGAACTCTAGGCAACTgaaattttatgtatttcctAGGATTTTGAAGCCTTGACTCCAAACCTGCTAGCTAGAACTGTTGAAACAGTAGAAGGTGGTGGAATTGTGGTGATTCTCTTGAGAACTATGAACTCACTGAAGCAGCTCTATACAATGACCATGGTATGTTCAATGTAATGCGTCTGGTTTATTTAAGCAGGTACATTGTGGTGATGCGAAGtgattattttttgcttttgttatgaGCCATGATCTTCCTTCCATCTTTCCTGCTCCTTCATTCGCCTATGATTGAATGTCTTATGCTTAGGCATTTCTGCCAACCTCTGTGTCTTGAAATGCTGTTAGGTTACAAGGGAGAAACACCTGTCATTCACAAATTTAActatcttcttttctttgacaGTAGTTTTGGAAAGTATTTGTGCTATCCGACCATGTAATAGAGAGTTAAGTAAAAAAATAGGCCTTTTGAGTGTTTTGTGACCTTTTGCTGGGTGAGATCAGCTTCACAACTACTGTATATTTCTAGATACGAACTATTCATGCTGAAGATACTTACCACCTCGAGCAGGAACTGTTTCCATTAGTAATAATGCCAGTAGGTGAGTTAAGTGATAGACTTTTGTTAGCATCCCTGAAGAGTTTGAAATGTTCTGTGCCTGTCAAAGTTGATCAAGTCAGGCAAGAATAAGTAAGACCATTGTGAAAAGTATTGGTAGGAGAAGTACATTTTTAACAAGTATTTAGAAAATATGGCTATTtcacaacaaacagaaaacctctCTGGGATGCAGTGTTGATGGAGAGGGAGACTGTCATCCACAAGAGTGGAAAAGGAGGTGGATTGTCCCATTAGTAATAATCTTGTAAATATCACTGCTGTTGCTTCTCCAGgttgagttttatttttcatttcaggatgTACACTCTAGATACAGAACAGAAGCACACCAGGATGTGGTAGGAAGGTTTAATGAGAGGTAAGTTGTTAAGTGTGTAAAGAATCTAGGCTGTATGCCCAAGAAAAGCATCTGTAACAATGTTGTGTATTCATATCAGGAAAGCATCCTACAGGTTTGCGTTAGAATAGGGCTTCTCAGCTGCTTCAGTGAAGTTCTTATGTGCTGTTCTGGAAATGAATACAGTTTGTTGTTGGAGGAATTGTATCCAAAATTTTGGCATATGTTACAAGGGATATATGCAGATGGGCCCGAATTTGTAAACTGTTCCAAGTCCCTTGAAATGTCCTGTAGAAACATGTGCCCCAGATGCAACAAAGTTTAGATGCTTATTGTGCTACTGTAAAACATAAAACTGCTTTGTGTGGGGTATTCTCTGTGGGTTTATAAGTGCCTTGTAaaggtgttttctttgcttttgttgtatAGAATAAGCAGTGTGTGAGCCCTAGCTCGCACCTTAGGAAAATTGCAGAAATCATTCTTTAGTATGCACTTGGTTATGTGATGTCAGGAGTTAGAAGGATGAGCAAGCTGGCACTGACTGCAGTCTTTGGAGGTCAGCACTTGTCACAATTGCTGTGGATTCACAGCTTACACCTTTACGCAGCTACCTCCTGCTAAAATGTTCTCTTGGTAGATCCCCTTTAGTTACCAGGATGTCTCCAAAGAGAGAACGCTAAGTGGATACCTGTTTTGTGTAGGTGATCCTGATTGTATGGTAAGAATCATACTGCCAGTTATGTGAACTTGTCATGGCTCAGCTGTAATTGGCTGTAATTGTGTAGATACTATGTCTGGGTTTAGAAAAGAGATTAACTACCAACATGCAGTTATGTTGCTAGTGTTTTTATTGAGCTCTCTTTGCTTGACTGCTCAGGTTCATTCTGTCTCTGGCCTCATGCAAGAATTGCATCGTGATTGATGATCAACTGAACATCTTGCCCATCTCCAGTCACGTTGCAAACATCACGCCTGTTCCACCACAGTCGCAGGTCAGTAAGCAAAGTCAGTTGCTTTTCCTTGGGAGAAATTGGTCTGAGTTGGCCACAGTgtattaaagattttttaaaaaaggaagctttCCTTTCACCCTGATTTATATCAAACGGTGgtcctgcagaaagaaaatagaatattCTGCAAAAATTATACCTGGTATGGCTGAAGCATGGGAAactatcttttctttcctgcctgtttttttcttttttgtcacagctttttttttcgTTCTTGcctgtatttattaattttgctgtgttgCTCCTTAGCATAGCAAGGTGGAGCTTAATTGCTGTGGTTGCTGTTTCAGAAGTGCCTAGAGAAATTTCAAGCTGACGGACAGTTGGGAcaagacaaataaaaagagCTTTCAGTGGTTGGAGGGTGGGAAAACACTTTGGAAATAAGTATATTACAAGCTCAGGAGACAGCTGATACCTGGAACAGTTTCTGAGTTACGCATGCCACATCTTGGGAAACATTCACTGAATATAAGCCAGATACACAGTTTGCACTGTTAGAAATGTGTCCCTTTATCACTTTCAGTTGTAGATTGAAGTAAAATGACACCAGTTTTAAATAGAAATCTTTAAGCTTTTGAACTGTTTTGTGTGGCCTAAGAAATAACAACAAAGGTTCTGTCAGAGATGGTGAAAATTTTTAACAGAGcgtggattttaaaaaaaaaaaagaacccgCCTTAGCATTATAACAGCAGTGATGGTAGCACTAATGCTTATCTGTTGGATAGACTGATGCCCTTGgaattttaaggaaaatcaGAATTCATTCCCATTTGAAATCAATTGCTTTTGTGTCCAAGTTTATTGTTTGGCTTTGAAAATCTTGATACTAGTCTGAAAACTGATCTATTGCTGTTGCAGTATTTGTTTCCCCCATGTGGCAATTTGTACACCTCATATGAGAAGTATAACAAAGATCATAAAATTTTGGTACAGcctgaagactgaaaaataattaaatcctTCAGAAGATCTGTCCATGGTCTCTTTTTCCTAGCAATGCCATTTTCCAGTTACCATGTactgaaaaatcctttctttttttcctctaagctTGGGGAAGCCAGGATACCCACCTCCTGTGTAACCATTCTCCTgaggaaatgtaaaaatgtaaaattgaaGTGTTAAGTATCTGTTTGtccatttaaatttttctgtttctagggAGTATATTCAACTTACGGTAATATTTCCTTTCAGTTACCTTTTTCTGCCTGACAAAAGATACCAGAAGACGTCACAAAAGTATAATTGTGCTGAAGTGTCCTTTACTAATCCTGTTACGGTAAATCCTGTGCTTACAGGAAGATAGCGTTCGGCCGCAGGACTTGGAGCTGAAAGAACTGAAGGAGAGCTTGCAGGATACACAACCTGTAGGAGTTTTGGTGGATGGCTGTAAAACCCTGGATCAGGTTGGTGTGGTGGCTAAATTTGGGATACTCTGTGCATGACTGGCCACCTTAGGTATTGAGGTTTGTGCCTGATCTTGCATTAATCAAATGTGAGTGTGAACAGTGATGGGTGTGGTCTGAATTTCCTTGAAAATCTGCTTGGACGTGGTAGCTCAAAAAGAGTACCAGTGATTTTCTTCATGAAGTTCGTAAGTGGAAGGACTAGAATGGAGACGGGAAGCTGATCTGGAGAAGtctacatttaaaaagatgatGAGTGCTTAGGGTTTGAAATAAGCAAGAAATTTAACCTGAAGTTTCTGTTCAGTTCGGTTCTGAATTGAAGTTGAAAACCCATATAatgttttaatatgttttaataatgttttaataattCCTGCCTCCCTTacactttttttacttcagtttgaGAATCACTGACTAGTCCAAATGAAGGCCCTGTTGCAGTTGTCTTTTCTATTTTGGAGTATCCACTGAGAAGTTGCAGTTCAGCCTGGTGGCTCCCAGAGCTGTGCACTGCTTAAGTCCTTTTATAGTAGGTCTTCTCACTGCCCAGACATGTTTGTCTTCCCCCTCTGAGAGCAGCATGCCTCTTCCCATCTTGCTGAATATACTCTGTGGTCAGTGGCATGGAGGTAGTAATTGAGGATTGCTGTACTGATTGTTGATCTGTATTTCGACCTGAACAAATTCAAGAGCTCAATGGGCCAAAATTACCACTTCTTGCACATTAGTTGTTTGGGTTCTGATGTTCAGCTCTCCcatcttgtctttttcttcctccttcctatTTTAGGAAGGAAGACGTGTGCTGATGGTAACTCTTAAGTAATGCTGAAAGCAGTTTAAACACAGCTGacttattttctatttttttttcctgatcatcAGGCAAAAGCAGTTCTAAAATTTATTGAGGCCATTTCTGAGAAGACTCTACAGAGCACTGTGGCATTAACAGCAGCCAGGGGACGTGGTAAATCTGCTGCCTTGGGACTGGCTATTGCTGGAGCAGTAGCTTTTGGGTGAGTGATCCCCCAGTTTCATAGGCTTTATTTGCATccatgcatttgaaaaaaaaaaaaagaaaatgacaggaTCAGAATATATTTGTAATTTCCAGTCCTACatccttcctttttattcttcttatGTCTTTTGATTGCTGCATACATTGACattcagatttttctattttgaagtAATAAGAAAACCTCcctctttaaaaatcaaaataatcaCACTTAAATTGAGGTAAGTGTCTAAAGGACTCTACTGTCTTTTTGTCATTAGGTAGAATCAACCCCtcagataaagaaaacattccatTTAGTATGTATATGTAAAATTTGTTGTTAaactcttgttttatttttctgtgcagttaCTCCAATATCTTTGTTACATCTCCAAGCCCTGATAACCTTCATACTCTCTTTGAGTTCATATTTAAAGGCTTTGATGCACTGCAGTATCAGGTAAGGAGGGCAGACTATTTTATAATACTTTTACAGTGTTCCTATATAAGAGGGGATTTACATCTTATCTGTGATTTTTGTTTACTTATATTAGCTACCAACCTTTTCAGTAATGATCTGCAAAAATGAGtcagttttgtttccttatttttaagtTGGGTAAATCACGTTCTTTGTGAAATAGTTTTTAacataaggaaataatttctaagtTCTCAGGCCTCTGAAGCTTTTGTCACAAGAGTTTTTAACTAGAATCTGAAATAACAGTGTACTTTTAGTGAGCTTATTTTGATGATAGTGgtaaatgatattttttcttagatCTTGGCTTGTTCATACTGtttacaatgttttctttcaggaacaTCTGGACTATGAAATTGTTCAGTCTTTAAATCCGGAGTTTAACAAGGCTGTTGTCAGAGTGAATGTGTTCAAGGAGCATAGACAGACCATTCAGGTAACTGGCCTCTTCTGCATTCTTGCCTTTCTACTTTTATTCCTGACTGTTGGCTTTACTGATGCTGTAGTTGTTTTGATTTAAGCATGTTAATTTTATGTGGTGTGTAACTGTCCTGATTGATTTTGCTTTAAGGCAGaccttttcttctgctaacTTTCACAAAatatcttgtttctttctgtgaataACTTGTAGATCACAAAGCTCCCTTGGTGATTGcttgtggttttcttctttctcctacAAAAGCAAAGGAGGCTGAAAGAAATAGTGAAGGAAGAGCATATGTTTCTAGTGATtacatttcatttactttcatgATCTCTGCAGATAAATTTGTTTGGAAATGTGCAAAACAAGATGCATGACCCAGTCCTTGCTAGGGTAACATGAACCCTCTCTCAGCTGCTTGTTTTCATGTCTCAGTCTCTGGCTTGATGGTCATGGCGAACAGGGAcagcaaacagcttttcaggGCTCCAGCTTTGCCAACTCTGACACTTCCGTTTTGACAATGACGGTCTCCTCTCGTTCCTTGCAGTACATACACCCTGCTGATTCTGTGAAACTGGGTCAAGCTGAACTTGTTGTGATTGATGAAGCTGCTGCCATTCCTCTACCGCTGGTGAAAAACCTGCTAGGCCCTTATCTTGTTTTCATGGCTTCTACAATCAACGGGTAAGGCTTGAGCAGCAGCTGTCTACCTGGGAAAGCAGTTGTGCAAGTGCCAGTGGACTATTCTTACCTCcagtccttttttttattacacaTTATTGTATCAGGTCATGCTAATTCTTGATCTGCCATGGAACTGCTCCTTAAAATAATCAAGGGTCGGTATTTCaacttgctgctttcctttgatTCCACTGTGGATTCATTAAGTGTTTGACTTGCaccttttctgttctgctaCAAGGAGCAAGTACGTAAACAGGATTCTTCAGTTTGTTAGGAGGGGGAAAAACCTTCCAATGTGATGAGATTAAGAAAGTGTCAGAGCAGGCTGCCCTGTCCTACACACAAGAACATCAAAAGGCAGCGATTCTCACAGGTGGCTGCGGCCCTCACAGGCCTCAGAGTGGCACACAGCTCTGGACGGCAGCCTAGTTCTGTGCTGGAGCTTTCCCATGGCTCAGGATTGCTGTTTCATTATTTGCTTCAGacttttgtcttctgctttgcagGTATGAGGGTACTGGTCGATCACTATCTCTGAAGCTCATTCAGCAGCTCCGTCAACAGAGTGCACAAACCCAAGTCACCATGACAGCAGAGAACAAATCTACAGCTACGGCTAAACTCGCCACAGGTACCCTGTTGTATTCTGGACTGCGGTATATGAGCATGACCTCTGGTGCTGCTGATGGGCAAGCCCTGTGGGTATCCCCTGTGTCCATGTACTTTGCAGCTAGCTGTAGGAAGGTAGTGGTATGGAAAAACGAAGGAGCTCTTGTCTGTTTTCCTCATGATTTTCAGATACAAAGCCTTTAAGGGGTGAAAGCTATGCAAGTAATGATTTTCTAATCTCCTGGGAGCCCTTCAGAGGAGACTGATTCTATTGAATTCTTCGCTAGCTGTGATTTCCAACACCAGATGTTCTTCTCTGAAATCTGTTTGCAGCTCGTACATTGCATGAAATCTCCCTCCATGAGTCAATTCGATACGCTCCTGGTGACCCAGTTGAAAAGTGGCTAAATGATCTGCTGTGTTTGGACTGTCTCAACATCACCAGAATTATTTCTGGCTGCCCACTGCCTGAGACTTGTGACCTGTATCCTTACTCGGATGTTGTGCTCTGATTGAAATATATTGCTTTCAGGTGAAGGAGACTTTTTTTCAAGCTGGTTTATAGTGGGTTCTCCAGCTAACATGTTACCTCAGTACATGATCTTTTGGCAAAAGTCTATTAAGACCACACTTCTGGAATTAAGCTTTTACCACTGCCTTGTAAGACCGGTGACGTCTCTTACCAGGATGTTACCAAACTCCAGTTTTACTGCAGAGGCAATCCTAAGGAAGAGTTGGATGTAGGGAAGGTCTTGCTGGAATTATGAAAGGTTTAGCTTTACAGATGAAGGGTGTGAAAGCTATGAATGCTGCCCAAAGTCATTCAGTCTTGTAGGTGAACTGTAGTCTTAAGAGCACAAGTCAGCATGTAGTCCAAGGCTGTACCAAGATACTACTCCTAGACCAACAAGGagctttttccttgtttccttaACCCCTGCGGTTAGATACTACGTAAATAGAGACACGCTTTTTTGTTACCACAGAGCATCAGAAGTTTTTCTGCAGAGACTGATGGCCCTCTACGTGGCTTCACACTACAAGGTAAAGTTTGTGTAACTTGTATCAAAATTTCAGCTAGGAATTTTGTGGAGGGAGCAGTGCTTGTTATGGCAGCCTGATTGAATTGGCCTAGTTGAGGTTTCTGAATAGCTTCAGTTGCTTTCTTGTTGTATACAGATCTGTATTCACCTTTCTCTTGAGAAGATCTCTGCCTTGGTCTTGACTGAATATACTCGTTTACAGATATCTGGAATATTTTTGTCTTGAGAAATTCCGGAGACTGAATTCTAGATGAGCCTACAAGTTTGTCAGAACAGTATCATTGATGAACCTCTTTTGCAGTTCTCTTTACCATATTCTAGTAGCCTCAGGTTAACCAAAAGAGTAGTACCGttgcactactgaaaagagtaGTCATTCATCTCAAGGTTTCAAGACCGTGGATGACTAGTAGATGTGAGTGGTGAAGTCTGTAAGTACTGAGTACTAAAAATCtgacacttcaaaaaaatatttgaggttTGGTAGATGAAGAGGTAAGTAGCAATATAAAAGCAGACAGTTCAGTTCCATACATATTAGAGCAGGAGGTTTCACTTGAGAAAAACACATGCTGTCTGGTAGTATAACAGCCATGATCTGGCCTGCGAGCTTTTTCATCCATCAGTATTGCACTAGTTTCAATTTTCTTACTAGCCCTAAATTCAGAAAATGGAGGATTGTTTAGAAGTCAGCTGCTAACATTACACTGGACTTTAAAGCTCTTCTCATGGAATAATTCTTTAACTTTCTGGTATGTGTTTACCCTCCAGAACTCACCCAATGACCTCCAGATGCTATCTGATGCACCTGCCCATcatcttttttgccttttgccaCCTGTTCCACCTACCCAGAATTCATTACCAGAAGTACTCGCTGTTGTTCAGGTAAGAGAGCGGCGTGGATCTGTGAAGTGAACTGTTCAGTAATGAAGCAGTACACTGCTGTGAGACAGTATACTGTACTATTCTTACTTCCTTAAGAACACAGATTCGTAATTACCTGTGTTCGATGTAGCTAGTTAAATCTACTgtttcttaaaaggaaaagtccccatttacatgaaaaatatatgaCAATTAAAGTCAAATACTGGTGGGACAAGCTTTTGTGTTTGCTGTTTATGGGCTACAGAAAATGCATAGAGCACTTTCTATGCTTAATCTCTTCAGGCTTGTGTTGCACCATAGTTAATGCCTACTGCGCCAGGTGCACCTGGTTGGTGTGCTGGTGTGGTTTTTGAGGTGGGGCCTTTAGGGGTAGAGCCTGTTTGTTGGCACATACATGTCTGTTCATCTGCAGAGCAGGGATCACATGAAATGTTGATACTTCATAAGGACTCCTGGGTATGAGTTTTGATTCTGCTGTAGTGGAGCAACTGTaggagaaaacagtttttctccATTAATGGCCTTTTACCTTCTCTGGCAGGTGTGCATGGAAGGAGAGATCTCTCGCCAGTCTATCATGAACAGCCTTTCTAGGGGAAAGAAAGCTTCTGGTGATCTTATTCCCTGGACCATTTCAGAGCAGGTGAATAATTTGGCTGTGTACTCACACCCAAGATACATTTCAGAACTATTTCTTATTTCGAGACTACCCATCTGTGTTCTTTAAGTTGACTTTTGTCTCTTATGCAGTTCCAGGATCCGGACTTCGGGGGCCTTTCTGGTGGGCGTGTTGTTCGTATTGCAGTTCATCCGGATTATCAGGGGGTAAAGTATTTTGAAACCCAGTTGTGAATAGTCAGCAGTGGTACCATGAGGATGGCTGTACAGGCAGAATGTAGTAACTGGGCAAATGTTTCAGTTGCTCCAGTTTTTAGTGTTTTAAGCTTGGGGACTAAGCCTGTGGTGGTAACAGAATGAGGTCAGATGccacagcaggctggggggcatTGCTTTCCTATGGGTGGGAAGCAAACCAGTGCTCCTGTCGTTACTAGACAGTAAACTGACATTAGTAGGCAGCATTGTAGCATGCCAGCATCCCAAGCAGCAATATACAATCAAGATCCAGTGATATTTTCTGTGAGATTACCAGATGTTCACAACTGATGTTTGGCATTTTTGCAGTGCCACAATTAAGCACCAAGAATTATTACACAGTCCTGAACTACCAGCTGGGCTCTTGTGATTTCAGACAGCCAGGTTCTGTTGTGTCCTTCTCCATAGAGCTGCTGTGTAGCAAAGAAAATGCGTTTTTGTAGTGACTGAGTGATCTTTGCACTGATGATTGTTAATGGCTTTGTAAGGGGAGAATGTTGTTGTCCTGTCTTAAAAACTAGATACGTCTTTTTGTTTGAAGTGTGTTGTTCCTACTCCACAGATGGGCTATGGCAGCAGAGCTCTGACTTTACTGCAGATGTACTATGAAGGCAAATTCCtatcttttgaagaaaacacaattcaaaagccaaaagaaattGCAACTGTAAGCAGTGAGGTATGGAGCTCAGtacattttttgtgttttctgttgtgctAAGCTGTTCTTCACTGTAAGTCTCGATAATGATTTCTCTGTAAGGTGGAAATactcatatttattttttatacagaATAGGAGATTTAATTTGCAGATTTCTGTGAGGATTGCTACTAATTCATTTCcgctttctttttcagactgtgAGTTTGTTAGAGGAGGTTGTGACACCTCGGAGAGACTTGCCTCCTTTACTTCTCAAACTGACTGAGAGACAAGCCGAAAGCCTGGACTATCTAGGGGTATCTTATGGCCTAACACCAAGATTACTCAAGTAAGACATTATTCTATTTGCTAGTTACATCCAGTGCAAAAATATAACTATGTAAACTACAtatattataattttatatattaaaaaaacctatgTACTGTATAGATATAGATGCAGATATTTTAGCCCTTGGGTATTCTCTTTATCTCTGCGTGTTTTACTTGGTTTCTAAAAGTGGGACAGCTCTAAGCCCACTTCTCCAGTAAGACCTTTGCTTGATGACCAGTAGGGCTGATCTTAAGTGCATCCTTCAGTGTAGTGTTTTCTCAAACTGCTTCTGAGGGCAAACTCATTCCCTTCTTGGTTGTCTCTGTGACCCTTCTAAACAGTTAACTAGCTGTAATTGCTCAGTTTTTCCAGACTAGAGAAGTAAGAACAGCCTGTAATTAGCAGGGAGAAGTTAAATACTACGTCCTGTGACCTGTAGAAGCTTGAGCTGCTGCTGACTTCAAAGCTGGTTGTTAGTTTCTGGAgtaatgtaaatgtttttcaccagcagctgcagctgcttcttgctCTTCTTAGCACGGAGGAACTGAGGTACTGCAGTAGTAAAgaatgtattaatttttcttaagttttagCTCCACCTTGCAACACTGTTTTATATAAACCcatataattttataataaatacaaacttttttaatattaccAAATTCTATAAAATATCTAGGTTTCTGAGACTTTCTTAGCCGTAGCGTGGGAAGTTGTGAATCCATAGTTTGGGAGAGTttcaaaataatgcagaatTCTTGCGGTTGCTAGCCTAAAGGCAAAGCAATCATTAATCACCTAAAACCTTGGTTCCTTGCTGGCCTTCCCCCACTTACAGAGAACCTAGGGTGCTGTACAAGCCCATGAAATGAGACTGAGTTCCATAGAAGAAGGAAGAGTGGTGGAGGCCAGTTTATGACTGACCTAGTCAGGACAGTGTTAGGTAGCTATGTGGGATTTGGCTTTTCAGATACAGGGACTGTAGCCTCTTCTGTTCTGCCAAAGGCAAGCATGCTGAAAAGTTCATGCCAAAATGTGATGGTGAATCGTTTAGCTGTGCAGGAGAGCATCAGAACTTAATGTTTATTGTGAAATAGTCTTAATCTTTACAAATTATAAAGCAAATGGTTCAGATGTCTTAATTTATTTGAACAATCACTCTCAGGACACAGGGGGAGAATAAAGTGTTTCACTACTTTAGTTGTTTAGTTATTTGACTGTTAGCTGTGGTGggatagattaaaaaaaaaagggattaatagtgggatggggagaggctggggtACACATGTAGGGCTTCTTGCTGAAGTTTGCAACATCCCGTGCAGCTGCTGAGTAGTCATCCCATGTCCTGTGGAGGGAGGTTGCCAGTGACAGTTGCTCTGGGGCTTGGCTTCAGTCTTTTGTCTGGGATGCCGTATGTTTGGTCTCAGCAGGTCTTTTTATACGAGTCCTCCTTTTGCTGGGCATAATGACTTGTGGGATCAGTTCACAACCGAGATACAAGAAGGAACAGGAGGATGGAAAGGGATGCCAGTGGGATTTTGCTGATCAGTCCTGGGATTCTCTCTGGTCCACAAGTGACTATTTGAAACCTGGAAGTTGCCAGGGAAAATCATCATTCATTGAAGAAGAGCAGAGTCTGTGAAGTGAACTGTAAATCCTcatcccctccccagggcaTCCCTTAGGAGCCTGTGATGATATTGATCTAAACCTGTCTGCCTGGTTTAAAAGGAGGCCTTGGAAGCCTGTCAAACACAATAGCTCTCATCTGTCAGTCTTTGaaaatttgttcatttttgatATCATAATGATAATTTTTCACTCCTCTAAGTTAGAACCTCAGTCAGTTTGATTGCTGTTACTACTTTCTGTCAGTGTCCATTTTCATTAGTTGGTGGGGTATCTCTCAGACTTTTGCTTATTCAACAGTTGTTCCTGTGTGGTAGATAGACTGCATTTAACCACAAGTTGTAGAACCAAGAGCTCCATAATTCTTagtgcattttctcttttccctttccccaggTTTTGGAAACGTGCTGGATTTGTGCCAGTTTATCTAAGGCAGACACCAGTAAGTAGCATACTGTTTCTGAATGAAATCCAGGCCTATTGAAATCACTGGGCATCTTTCCATTAGCTTCTGTGAGATGTGATTTGGGCAAGAAAGTTTTCTGAGGCTAcatttggggtttgttttatgttcatttttgttctttgggCCTATAGTTAACTAAAGGAATAAA
Proteins encoded in this region:
- the NAT10 gene encoding RNA cytidine acetyltransferase is translated as MQRRKVDNRIRVLIENGVAERQRALFVVVGDRGKDQVVILHHMLSKATVKARPSVLWCYKKELGFSSHRKKRMRQLQKKIKSGTLNIKDDDPFELFIAATNIRYCYYNETHKILGNTFGMCVLQDFEALTPNLLARTVETVEGGGIVVILLRTMNSLKQLYTMTMDVHSRYRTEAHQDVVGRFNERFILSLASCKNCIVIDDQLNILPISSHVANITPVPPQSQEDSVRPQDLELKELKESLQDTQPVGVLVDGCKTLDQAKAVLKFIEAISEKTLQSTVALTAARGRGKSAALGLAIAGAVAFGYSNIFVTSPSPDNLHTLFEFIFKGFDALQYQEHLDYEIVQSLNPEFNKAVVRVNVFKEHRQTIQYIHPADSVKLGQAELVVIDEAAAIPLPLVKNLLGPYLVFMASTINGYEGTGRSLSLKLIQQLRQQSAQTQVTMTAENKSTATAKLATARTLHEISLHESIRYAPGDPVEKWLNDLLCLDCLNITRIISGCPLPETCDLYYVNRDTLFCYHRASEVFLQRLMALYVASHYKNSPNDLQMLSDAPAHHLFCLLPPVPPTQNSLPEVLAVVQVCMEGEISRQSIMNSLSRGKKASGDLIPWTISEQFQDPDFGGLSGGRVVRIAVHPDYQGMGYGSRALTLLQMYYEGKFLSFEENTIQKPKEIATVSSETVSLLEEVVTPRRDLPPLLLKLTERQAESLDYLGVSYGLTPRLLKFWKRAGFVPVYLRQTPNDLTGEHSCIMLKMLNEEDMEQEPWLTAFWKDFRRRFLSLLSYQFSTFSPSLALNILQNKNIKQQPQPPISRAELESVFIPYDLKRLEMYSRNMVDYHLIMDMVPAIARMFFLNQLGDITLSAAQSALFLGIGLQHKSLDQLEKELELPSSQLMGLFNRIIRKVVQLFNTVQEKAVEEQMVATKDIVMEPTLKSLHDDLEEAAKEFQEKHKQEVGKLKGMDLTQYIIRGDDEEWNEVLSKAGQNASVVSLKSEKKRKSETARGPKQQKKFKKTKDTKQKWKK